From Papilio machaon chromosome 2, ilPapMach1.1, whole genome shotgun sequence, the proteins below share one genomic window:
- the LOC106708997 gene encoding glycylpeptide N-tetradecanoyltransferase 2, whose protein sequence is MEDNKTVTEENQKPNEEKHSKKKNKNKKKRNTGDGDHGSSGTSEIANPGDVHQNIPLIDLKIAMEVLNLQQKPAKTTEEALHKSYKFWSTQPVPKMDEKIVSNEPIEPPKAVEEIRSEPYTLPDGFQWDTLNLNEPLVLKELYTLLNENYVEDDDCMFRFDYQTDFLKWALQPPGWRMEWHCGVRVIKSGRLVGFISAIPAELRIYEHVQTVVEINFLCVHKKLRAKRVAPVLIREITRRVNLTGIFQGVYTAGIVLPKPIATCRYWHRSLNPKKLIDIKFSHLSRNMTMQRTLKLFKLPDLPKTPGFRKLESQDCEKVLKLLNDYLKRFDLAPIFSEEEFKHWFVPQNGIIDSFVVEATDGTITDFVSYYTLPSTVVYHPVHKTLKAAYSFYNVSTKTPWTDLMLDALITAKNSGFDVFNALDLMDNKEFLEPLKFGIGDGNLQYYLYNWRCPSVTPNKIGLVLQ, encoded by the coding sequence ATGGAAGATAACAAGACAGTTACAGAAGAAAACCAAAAACcaaatgaagaaaaacattcgaagaagaagaataaaaataagaaaaagcgTAACACAGGCGATGGTGACCACGGCAGTTCGGGAACTTCTGAAATCGCTAACCCGGGAGATGTTCATCAAAACATTCCTTTGATAGATCTTAAAATAGCAATGGAAGTGTTGAATCTCCAGCAGAAGCCGGCTAAGACGACCGAAGAAGCTTTACATAAGTCTTATAAGTTTTGGTCTACTCAACCTGTTCCAAAAATGGATGAAAAAATAGTTTCAAATGAGCCTATTGAACCTCCAAAGGCCGTAGAAGAAATACGCTCTGAACCGTATACTTTACCAGATGGATTCCAGTGGGACACACTAAATCTTAATGAGCCATTGGTTTTAAAGGAACTGTACACATTGTTAAATGAAAACTATGTTGAAGATGATGATTGCATGTTTAGATTTGACTATCAAACCGATTTCCTGAAATGGGCTCTACAACCTCCCGGCTGGAGAATGGAATGGCACTGTGGGGTCCGTGTTATAAAATCTGGTAGACTTGTGGGATTTATATCTGCTATACCAGCGGAATTGCGAATTTATGAGCATGTGCAAACTGTGGTggaaataaactttttgtGTGTCCATAAAAAACTTCGTGCCAAGAGAGTAGCCCCTGTACTAATCAGGGAAATAACCCGCAGAGTGAATTTAACAGGTATATTCCAAGGAGTATATACTGCTGGAATTGTTTTGCCGAAGCCGATAGCTACATGCCGGTATTGGCATAGATCATTGAATCCTAAGAAacttattgatattaaatttagtcaTTTGTCAAGAAACATGACTATGCaaagaactttaaaattattcaagctACCTGACTTACCTAAAACACCAGGATTCCGGAAGTTAGAGTCTCAAGATTGTGAGAAAGTTCTTAAACTActaaatgattatttaaaaagatttgatttaGCACCAATATTCTCTGAAGAAGAGTTTAAGCACTGGTTTGTTCCTCAAAACGGTATTATTGATAGCTTTGTCGTTGAAGCAACTGATGGTACAATTACAGATTTTGTAAGTTATTACACCCTTCCGTCCACCGTTGTGTACCATCCGGTGCACAAAACTCTCAAAGCTgcttattcattttataatgtatcTACAAAAACTCCTTGGACTGATTTGATGCTAGATGCACTGATAACTGCTAAAAACTCTGGGTTTGATGTATTTAATGCTTTAGATTTAATGgataataaagaatttttagaaCCACTTAAATTTGGGATAGGGGATGGTAATCTACAGTACTATCTGTACAACTGGAGGTGCCCAAGTGTTACTCCTAATAAAATAGGTTTAGTTCTTCAATAA
- the LOC106709068 gene encoding polyadenylate-binding protein 1-A, with product MNPGPPNYPMASLYVGDLHSDITEAMLFEKFSTAGPVLSIRVCRDMITRRSLGYAYVNFQQPGDAERALEGMNFDIIKGRPIRIMWSQRDPSLRKSGVGNVFIKNLDKTIDNKAMYDTFSAFGNILSCKVAQDETGASKGYGFVHFETEEAANKSIEKVNGMLLNGKKVYVGRFIPRKEREKELGEKAKLFTNVYVKNFGEDFSDEMLREMFEKYGRITSHKVMYKEDGSSRGFGFVAFEDPDAAERACMELNGKELVEGKPLYVGRAQKKAERQKELKRKFEQLKSERLTRYQGVNLYVKNLDDTIDDERLRKEFAPFGTITSAKVMLEDGRSKGFGFVCFSSPEEATKAVTEMNGRIVGTKPLYVALAQRKEDRKAHLTSQYMQRMASMRMQQMGQIFQPGGTGGYFVPTIPPAQRFYGPAQMTQIRPSPRWTAQPAVRPNAQSAASAYPNMQPPFRPAPRGPAQAALRSSMGARPITGQQGVATASSIRAPIVPQSGRPAGYKYTSNMRNPPAPQPAVHIQGQEPLTTTMLAAAPLQEQKQMLGERLFPLIQRMHPDLAGKITGMLLEIDNSELLHMLEHGESLKAKVDEAVAVLQAHQAKQQATKKD from the exons ATGAATCCTGGACCACCTAATTACCCTATGGCGTCATTGTATGTCGGAGATTTACACTCCGATATTACTGAGGCCATGTTGTTTGAGAAATTTTCAACCGCTGGTCCGGTTCTATCAATTCGAGTTTGTCGCGATATGATAACTCGTAGGTCTTTAGGCTACGCTTACGTAAATTTTCAGCAGCCTGGCGAtg cTGAAAGAGCTTTGGAAGGCatgaattttgacataataaaAGGAAGACCCATTAGAATTATGTGGTCTCAACGTGACCCATCGCTCCGCAAGTCAGGTGTTGGCAATGTGTTCATTAAAAATCTAGACAAGACCATTGATAACAAGGCCATGTATGATACTTTTTCGGCCTTTGGCAACATTCTGAGTTGTAAAGTTGCTCAAGATGAAACTGGTGCCTCTAAGGGTTATGGATTTGTTCATTTTGAAACTGAGGAAGCCGCTAATAAGTCAATTGAAAAAGTAAATGGAATGCTTTTGAACGGCAAGAAAGTTTATGTGGGCAGATTCATTCCTCGCAAAGAGCGCGAAAAGGAACTTGGCGAAAAGGCTAAGCTGTTTACTAATGTGTATGTCAAAAACTTTGGTGAAGATTTTTCAGATGAAATGCTTAgagaaatgtttgaaaaatatggCCGCATCACCAGCCATAAAGTGATGTATAAAGAAGATGGAAGCTCTAGAGGCTTTGGCTTTGTTGCTTTTGAAGACCCTGATGCTGCTGAAAGAGCTTGTATGGAGCTCAATGGCAAAGAACTTGTGGAAGGCAAACCATTGTATGTTGGACGTGCTCAAAAGAAAGCTGAGCGACAAAAAGAATTAAAGCGTAAATTTGAACAATTAAAATCCGAACGTTTGACTCGTTACCAAGGTGTTAACTTATATGTAAAGAATTTAGATGACACAATTGATGATGAACGTCTACGTAAAGAGTTTGCTCCATTTGGCACTATAACTTCTGCCAAG GTAATGTTGGAAGATGGCCGCAGTAAAGGATTTGGGTTTGTATGTTTTTCATCTCCTGAAGAAGCTACTAAAGCTGTTACAGAAATGAATGGGCGTATTGTTGGCACTAAGCCTTTGTATGTAGCATTGGCTCAACGCAAAGAAGATCGTAAAGCTCATTTGACATCGCAGTATATGCAACGCATGGCCAGCATGCGCATGCAACAGATGGGTCAAATATTCCAACCTGGAGGTACTGGAGGATATTTCGTACCAACCATTCCTCCTGCCCAACGATTCTACGGTCCAGCTCAAATGACGCAAATAAGACCATCTCCTCGCTGGACTGCTCAGCCAGCCGTTAGACCCAATGCCCAATCTGCTGCTTCGGCTTATCCCAATATGCAACCTCCATTCCGCCCTGCACCACGCGGACCTGCCCAAGCAGCATTGCGTTCATCGATGGGAGCTAGACCTATCACAGGACAACAAGGAGTGGCTACTGCTTCATCTATCCGTGCACCTATTGTCCCTCAATCTGGGCGTCCGGCAGGTTATAAGTACACTTCTAACATGCGTAACCCACCAGCTCCGCAACCTGCAGTGCATATTCAAGGTCAAGAACCATTAACCACTACAATGTTAGCTGCAGCGCCACTTCAGGAACAAAAGCAAATGTTGGGTGAAAGGCTGTTCCCACTTATTCAAAGGATGCACCCTGATTTGGCAGGAAAAATTACTGGAATGCTTTTAGAGATTGACAATTCTGAACTGCTCCACATGTTGGAGCATGGAGAATCCTTGAAGGCTAAGGTTGACGAGGCTGTTGCTGTTTTGCAAGCTCACCAAGCTAAACAGCAGGCTACCAAAAAAGATTAG